In one Lolium rigidum isolate FL_2022 chromosome 3, APGP_CSIRO_Lrig_0.1, whole genome shotgun sequence genomic region, the following are encoded:
- the LOC124703787 gene encoding E3 ubiquitin ligase PQT3-like produces MAVYYRYRSGVDTFSLPVAAPSISVGEVKRLIMGTSRHGHGRTRGRGPREGIAISDAQTGEEYTDDTALVPRNTTVVVRRVAGPPADAIVSTPTQRPKATQVSASSSSDSSSRTSASAGAEDDVEAKAISAAIDAAALKWEGPSRYNHRAAAYHGPAPHAGYVCRRCRVPGHFIQHCPTNGDARFDFGKATSVLPPAPVAPVDDDDGVPADLHCKICKKVMADAVVTSKCCFSSFCDRCIRGHIVANSKCVCGLQARADELVPNSALRTTISNILAARAGSASGDSNPVAATSQHSQVSSKMGAASEHSDGSDSTSAPAAAHEPRKKKRETTDTAAARAANHAGHQYGYYDAPPFAPACYDPAFFGGVPWPADPSMYYGYGGMPYAYGGGGYPMGQQQSDAMGNMTASYGYQGERHDGRKRTGCDDQRQHDRSFKRRCSGSRSQVALVLT; encoded by the coding sequence ATGGCGGTTTACTACCGGTACAGGAGCGGCGTGGACACCTTCTCTCTTCCTGTCGCGGCGCCCTCCATTTCCGTCGGCGAGGTGAAGCGCCTAATCATGGGGACAagccgccacggccacggccggACGCGCGGCCGGGGTCCCAGGGAGGGCATCGCGATCTCCGACGCGCAGACTGGCGAGGAGTACACGGACGACACGGCGTTGGTCCCGCGAAACACGACGGTGGTGGTGCGCCGAGTCGCTGGGCCTCCGGCCGACGCCATCGTGTCGACACCCACTCAGCGACCCAAGGCGACGCAAGTTAGTGCCAGTTCTTCGTCGGATTCTTCCTCGAGGACGAGCGCGTCGGCGGGTGCGGAGGACGACGTCGAAGCCAAGGCTATCAGCGCGGCGATCGACGCCGCGGCACTCAAGTGGGAGGGGCCGTCTCGTTACAATCACCGTGCCGCAGCATACCATGGGCCGGCGCCGCATGCCGGCTACGTTTGCCGCAGGTGCCGCGTCCCGGGCCACTTCATCCAGCACTGCCCCACCAACGGCGACGCGAGATTCGACTTCGGGAAGGCGACGTCGGTGCTTCCGCCTGCTCCGGTGGCACCagtcgacgacgacgatggcgtcCCCGCGGATCTCCactgcaagatttgcaagaaggtGATGGCTGACGCGGTGGTGACGAGCAAGTGCTGCTTCAGCAGCTTCTGCGACAGGTGCATCAGAGGCCACATCGTTGCCAACTCCAAGTGCGTGTGCGGGTTGCAGGCGCGCGCAGACGAGCTGGTTCCTAATTCAGCGCTGCGCACAACCATCTCCAACATTCTCGCCGCCAGGGCCGGCAGCGCTTCCGGTGACAGCAACCCGGTCGCGGCCACCTCGCAACATAGCCAAGTTTCTTCCAAGATGGGCGCCGCCTCGGAGCACAGCGATGGGAGCGATTCAACATCGGCTCCAGCGGCGGCGCATGAGCCAAGAAAGAAGAAGCGCGAGACGACGGACACAGCGGCAGCACGCGCCGCCAACCATGCTGGTCATCAATACGGCTACTACGACGCTCCTCCTTTTGCCCCGGCATGCTACGATCCTGCTTTCTTTGGTGGGGTGCCGTGGCCAGCCGATCCTTCCATGTACTACGGCTACGGCGGCATGCCTTACGCTTACGGTGGCGGCGGTTACCCGATGGGCCAGCAGCAATCTGACGCCATGGGCAACATGACAGCTTCGTATGGCTACCAGGGCGAACGCCACGACGGCAGGAAGAGGACGGGATGCGACGATCAGAGGCAGCATGACCGCAGTTTCAAGAGAAGGTGCAGTGGGAGCAGATCACAGGTCGCGTTAGTTCTGACGTGA